In the Betaproteobacteria bacterium genome, AGCGACAGCTAATGTCTGACAAAGGATGAACAGGATCATCGCGCGACGAACAAGGCGATTCAAGTCCCGGCGATATAGCGTTCTATTTGGTTTCATTCGTGATCCAGTTCAGATAGGCGGAAAGACCCGTGTCGATCGGGAACGCAATGATTTCCGGAACATCATACGAATGTAGACGCTTGATGTCGGCCTCAAGTTCTGAATAGCGGTTTGCCGTGCTTTTGATCAACAACGTTATTTCGGCTGAGGATTCGATGCGTCCCTGCCAGTGGTAACGGGACTTTCCCATCGGGAGTGCATGCACACAGGCCGCCAATCGTTGTTGTAACAAAGACTCAGAGATCTTTACAGCCAGATTTTCATCCGGTACTGTGGTAATTACGAGGAGAGCCCCAATGTCAAAAGTCATGCGGGTGCGAGTCTTGGAAAGGAAGTCATTATGCGGCTGTTGTTGATCGGCATTTTAATGGGATTCCCGTTACTGGAAGGCGCGGTGCTATATAAGCTCGCGTACGGTCCCTCCGGACATGGAGGCTGGGTATTGGCGTGGCTGGTGTTTGCCTGCATTGCCGGCATTGTGCTGATCAAAGAGGCGCGCTTTTCGCTGATGACGCGCTTGGCGGGCGCTTTCTCTCAGGGCCAATTTTCATTGGCGGCGTTCATCGACAGTTTCCGCACAGTCCTGGCGGGTCTACTGCTGATTTTTCCGGGAAT is a window encoding:
- a CDS encoding divalent-cation tolerance protein CutA, producing the protein MTFDIGALLVITTVPDENLAVKISESLLQQRLAACVHALPMGKSRYHWQGRIESSAEITLLIKSTANRYSELEADIKRLHSYDVPEIIAFPIDTGLSAYLNWITNETK
- a CDS encoding FxsA family protein gives rise to the protein MRLLLIGILMGFPLLEGAVLYKLAYGPSGHGGWVLAWLVFACIAGIVLIKEARFSLMTRLAGAFSQGQFSLAAFIDSFRTVLAGLLLIFPGIISDVMALALLLLPIREPALQQASMRPQRPSHGPRFRPDGVIEGEFRRER